In one window of Camelina sativa cultivar DH55 chromosome 15, Cs, whole genome shotgun sequence DNA:
- the LOC104745163 gene encoding auxin-induced protein X15-like: MCKKLKIFMRKLQTRFSKRVGNCGEFEVEGNAGSTAAWMIPSDVKEGHVAVIAVKGERAKRFILELEELNKPEFMRLLEQAREEFGFQLRGPLTIPCQPEEVQKILQRSREY; encoded by the coding sequence ATGTGCAAGAAGTTGAAGATTTTCATGAGAAAGCTACAAACTAGATTCTCCAAAAGGGTAGGGAATTGTGGTGAGTTCGAGGTAGAGGGTAATGCTGGTAGTACTGCTGCATGGATGATTCCAAGTGATGTGAAGGAAGGGCACGTAGCGGTGATTGCCGTTAAAGGAGAGAGAGCGAAGAGGTTTATTTTGGAGCTTGAAGAGTTGAACAAACCTGAGTTCATGAGGCTGCTTGAGCAAGCGAGGGAGGAGTTCGGGTTCCAGCTCAGAGGACCTCTGACCATTCCATGCCAGCCGGAAGAAGTACAGAAGATTCTACAACGAAGTAGAGAGTATTGA
- the LOC104745159 gene encoding uncharacterized protein LOC104745159, translating to MEKYFGNAYRGDPGVPHADADRFVNIWIGSAAFSVLTLVNPYMWQLSNQFNYHDKWMLFEQYHWKKARAKKEPYEFKWNKIPKEVRDSYYYNWPVYFP from the exons ATGGAGAAGTATTTTGGAAATGCATACAGGGGAGATCCAGGAGTGCCACATGCTGATGCGGATCGTTTCGTGAATATATGGATTGGTTCTGCTGCTTTCTCCGTTCTTACCTTGGTCAATCCTTACATGTGGCAGCTCTCTAACCAGTTCAA TTATCATGACAAGTGGATGCTGTTTGAGCAGTACCACTGGAAAAAAGCGAGGGCAAAGAAGGAGCCTTACGAATTCAAG TGGAATAAGATACCTAAAGAAGTCAGGGACTCGTATTATTACAACTGGCCTGTCTACTTCCCATAG